In one Nocardioides luteus genomic region, the following are encoded:
- a CDS encoding DNA polymerase III subunit delta' — MNVATTSVWDNLVGQRHVIPTLQTAAAGHGMTQSWLFTGPPGSGRSNAAIAFAAALQCPDGGCGRCHQCHTVLTGSHADVNLVRTEKLTLGVDEIRDLVRQSALSPAGSRWQILIIEDADRLTEQANNALLKAVEEPGARTVWMLCAPTVEDVLPTIRSRCRLVTLTTPTAPDVTAFLQRTLGVDEARAAYAARASQGHIGRAKALARDDDTRRRREQVVAYPAKLRTLADALRAAGELAAVSKEEADAVTADLDAREKADLDAGYGVVDRGRRPREYGPALAALEKDQKRRATRRHRDVIDRGLMDLVSVYRDAITLAAGAPVTLVNEEHRREIEQIVASSTPELNLQRIGAVFEAREQLLEFNVQPQLVLEAMMVALLPPGGDQ; from the coding sequence ATGAACGTCGCCACCACCTCGGTGTGGGACAACCTCGTCGGCCAGCGCCACGTCATCCCCACGCTGCAGACCGCCGCGGCCGGCCACGGCATGACGCAGTCGTGGCTCTTCACCGGCCCACCGGGCTCGGGCCGGTCCAACGCCGCGATCGCCTTCGCGGCCGCGCTGCAGTGCCCTGACGGCGGCTGCGGCCGGTGCCACCAGTGCCACACCGTGCTCACCGGCAGCCACGCCGACGTCAACCTGGTCCGCACCGAGAAGCTGACGCTCGGGGTCGACGAGATCCGCGACCTGGTGCGTCAGTCCGCCCTGAGCCCGGCCGGAAGCCGCTGGCAGATCCTGATCATCGAGGACGCCGACCGGCTCACCGAGCAGGCCAACAACGCCCTGCTCAAGGCGGTCGAGGAGCCCGGCGCCCGCACGGTGTGGATGCTCTGCGCGCCGACGGTCGAGGACGTCCTCCCGACCATCCGGTCCAGGTGTCGCCTGGTCACGTTGACCACCCCGACCGCGCCCGACGTCACCGCCTTCCTGCAGCGCACGCTCGGTGTCGACGAGGCACGAGCCGCCTACGCGGCGCGCGCGAGCCAGGGTCACATCGGCCGCGCCAAGGCGCTGGCCCGCGACGACGACACCCGGCGCCGCCGTGAGCAGGTCGTCGCCTACCCGGCCAAGCTGAGGACCCTGGCCGACGCGCTCCGGGCCGCCGGCGAGCTGGCCGCGGTCTCGAAGGAGGAGGCCGACGCCGTCACCGCCGACCTCGACGCGCGGGAGAAGGCCGACCTCGACGCCGGCTACGGCGTGGTCGACCGGGGCCGCCGTCCGCGTGAGTACGGCCCCGCGCTGGCCGCGCTCGAGAAGGACCAGAAGCGCCGTGCCACCCGCCGTCACCGCGACGTGATCGACCGCGGGCTGATGGACCTGGTCTCCGTCTATCGCGATGCGATCACGCTCGCCGCCGGTGCGCCGGTGACGCTGGTCAACGAGGAGCACCGGCGCGAGATCGAGCAGATCGTCGCGTCCTCGACCCCCGAGCTCAACCTGCAGCGCATCGGCGCCGTCTTCGAGGCCCGTGAGCAGCTGCTGGAGTTCAACGTCCAGCCCCAGCTGGTGCTGGAAGCCATGATGGTGGCGCTGCTGCCGCCCGGAGGAGATCAGTGA
- a CDS encoding alpha/beta hydrolase produces MNRKAALVVMSALALTGCGGGGGTPDADRVSPSAEATAAPAEGLQTFYSQKLDWKDCNGAFECATLEVPLDYSDPTGRTIDIAVIKDPANKKKIGSLAINPGGPGGSGIDYALYNNQSFSPAVRNSYDIVGFDPRGVGQSTPVDCLDDDALDAYVAVDPDPDTPAEEKAYVDTGVQMANGCAAQKDGISAHVSTVEAARDMDVLRAALGEDQLDYFGASYGTQLGSTYAELYPDRVGRFVLDGAIAPGLSVLDANLAQAKGFEVALRSYVESCVDEGSCFLGDSVDEGVERVQKLMADIDAEPLPAGDRELTAGNALYGLITPLYVESYWPYLTDALEAALKGDGSQLMSLSDNYAGRDPEGGYINNTMEANWAINCLDDSSGLSPEDVRKQLPAFEKAAPTFGAALAWMLNGCAAEKFKATEPEPEIDAEGSNPIVVVGTTRDPATPYEWAKELAKALDAGVLVSRDGDGHTGYMQGNGCVDDAIDGYLVDGKVPDDGLEC; encoded by the coding sequence GTGAACCGCAAAGCCGCTCTCGTCGTGATGTCAGCGCTCGCCCTGACGGGCTGTGGAGGCGGTGGCGGCACCCCGGATGCCGACCGGGTCAGTCCGAGCGCCGAGGCGACCGCGGCCCCTGCGGAAGGGTTGCAGACCTTCTACAGCCAGAAGCTGGACTGGAAGGACTGCAACGGCGCCTTCGAGTGCGCGACCCTCGAGGTGCCGCTCGACTACTCCGACCCCACCGGTCGCACCATCGACATCGCCGTCATCAAGGACCCGGCCAACAAGAAGAAGATCGGCTCGCTGGCCATCAACCCCGGCGGCCCGGGTGGCTCGGGCATCGACTACGCGCTCTACAACAACCAGTCCTTCAGCCCCGCGGTCCGGAACTCCTACGACATCGTCGGCTTCGACCCGCGCGGTGTCGGGCAGAGCACCCCGGTCGACTGCCTCGACGACGACGCCCTGGACGCCTACGTCGCGGTCGACCCCGACCCGGACACCCCTGCCGAGGAGAAGGCCTACGTCGACACCGGCGTGCAGATGGCCAACGGCTGCGCCGCCCAGAAGGACGGCATCTCCGCCCACGTCAGCACCGTCGAGGCGGCCCGGGACATGGACGTACTCCGGGCGGCGCTGGGTGAGGACCAGCTCGACTACTTCGGTGCCTCCTACGGCACCCAGCTCGGCTCGACCTACGCCGAGCTCTACCCCGACCGGGTCGGCCGGTTCGTGCTCGACGGCGCGATCGCCCCGGGCCTGAGCGTGCTCGACGCCAACCTCGCCCAGGCGAAGGGCTTCGAGGTCGCGCTGCGCTCCTACGTCGAGAGCTGCGTCGACGAGGGCAGCTGCTTCCTCGGTGACTCCGTCGACGAGGGTGTCGAGCGCGTCCAGAAGCTGATGGCCGACATCGACGCCGAGCCGCTGCCCGCCGGTGATCGTGAGCTCACCGCGGGCAACGCCCTCTACGGCCTGATCACCCCGCTCTACGTCGAGTCCTACTGGCCCTACCTCACCGACGCCCTCGAGGCGGCGCTGAAGGGCGACGGGTCCCAGCTGATGAGCCTGTCCGACAACTACGCGGGCCGCGACCCCGAGGGTGGCTACATCAACAACACGATGGAGGCCAACTGGGCGATCAACTGCCTCGACGACTCCTCCGGCCTCAGCCCGGAGGACGTACGCAAGCAGCTGCCCGCCTTCGAGAAGGCCGCCCCGACCTTCGGTGCCGCCCTCGCCTGGATGCTCAACGGCTGTGCCGCCGAGAAGTTCAAGGCCACCGAGCCCGAGCCGGAGATCGACGCCGAGGGTTCCAACCCGATCGTCGTCGTCGGCACCACCCGTGACCCGGCCACCCCCTACGAGTGGGCAAAGGAGCTCGCGAAGGCCCTCGACGCCGGCGTACTCGTCTCCCGTGACGGCGACGGCCACACCGGCTACATGCAGGGCAACGGCTGCGTCGACGACGCCATCGACGGCTACCTGGTCGACGGCAAGGTCCCCGACGACGGCTTGGAGTGCTGA